The Dehalococcoidales bacterium genome includes the window GCGGCAAGAGCGGCGCCATCGAGCTTGAATAGAACCCTATAATGTTGTATACTAGTCCACCAAGGCATTTTTCGGGGGTGCGCAATGAAATTAACCTGTCTTCAGGAAAATCTTAACCGGGGACTTGGCATTGTCGGCCGGGCGGTTGCTACGCGGACGACCCTCCCCATCACTAATAACGTCCTCCTCAGCGCGGAGAACGGCCAGCTTAAACTGGTGGCTACCAACCTGGAAATGGCCGTCAGCTGCTGGATTGGCGCTAAAATCGAGGAGGAGGGCGCTATCACCGTACCGGCCCGCCTGCTTACGGAGTTCGTGAGCTCGCTCCCCGGCGATACGATAGCCATTAACCTTTCGCCGCAGACCAAGACGCTCGGACTCAAGTGCGCCCGCTTTGAAGCCCGCATCAGCGGCGTTGACGCCAAGGAATTCCCCCCGATTCCCAGCGTTGACGAGGGAGTTACCACCAGCGTGGAGGTTGAAACCCTGCGCCAGGCGATTAACCAGGTGGTTTTCGCCGCCGCCACGGAAGAGTCCCGCCCCGTGCTTACCGGCGTCTGCGCCCAGTTCGAAGGCAGCACGCTTACCCTCGCCGCCGCGGACGGTTTCAGACTAGCCGTTTTCAAGCTCCCCATTACGGACAAGGTCGAACAGAAGACCGAGGTCATTATCCCCGCCCGCACCCTCGCCGAATTGAACCGCCTCATGGGCGACCAGGAGGAGGCCGTCAGCATCACCCTGAATCCCAACAAGAGCCAGGTGCTGTTCCGCCTCAAGAGCACGGAGCTTGTTTCCCAGCTCGTCCAGGGCACTTTCCCCAACTACTCCCAGCTCATCCCCAAGAGCTATAATACCCGCGTCATGGTCAGCGTCAAGGAGTTCCAGCAGGCCACCAAGACCGCTTCCATCTTTGCGCGCGACGGCAGCGGCATCGTCAGGCTGGTAATCACGCCCGGCAGCGAAACGAACCCCGGCCGACTCTCCGTATCCGCGCGGTCGGAGGAAATCGGCGACGACGTGGGTGAAATCGACGCCACCGTAGAAGGCGCCGACGCCAAGATAGCCTTCAACGGCAAGTATCTGACGGATGTTCTGGGCGTCCTCCGCGAATCCCAGGTTGCGCTGGAGACCACCAATCCCTCCAGCCCCGGCCTTATCCGCCCGGTAGGCACGGACAACTATACCCACGTGGTCATGCCGATGTTTGTTCAGTGGTAGGTAAAAAGGATGAAGTTCCGCATAATCACTGAATATGACCCGAAGACCGGAAGCTACGCGGCTTATTGTCCCGAATTACCGGGGTGCTGCAGCGCCGGTGATACCGAAGCAGAAGCGCTGACCAACGCCAAGGAAGCGATTGCTCTCTACCTTGAACCAAGCTCATTG containing:
- the dnaN gene encoding DNA polymerase III subunit beta; amino-acid sequence: MKLTCLQENLNRGLGIVGRAVATRTTLPITNNVLLSAENGQLKLVATNLEMAVSCWIGAKIEEEGAITVPARLLTEFVSSLPGDTIAINLSPQTKTLGLKCARFEARISGVDAKEFPPIPSVDEGVTTSVEVETLRQAINQVVFAAATEESRPVLTGVCAQFEGSTLTLAAADGFRLAVFKLPITDKVEQKTEVIIPARTLAELNRLMGDQEEAVSITLNPNKSQVLFRLKSTELVSQLVQGTFPNYSQLIPKSYNTRVMVSVKEFQQATKTASIFARDGSGIVRLVITPGSETNPGRLSVSARSEEIGDDVGEIDATVEGADAKIAFNGKYLTDVLGVLRESQVALETTNPSSPGLIRPVGTDNYTHVVMPMFVQW
- a CDS encoding type II toxin-antitoxin system HicB family antitoxin, whose product is MKFRIITEYDPKTGSYAAYCPELPGCCSAGDTEAEALTNAKEAIALYLEPSSLKLNPDEKVFEVEIPV